tgcgttcataggggtgagtgtatgcgcatgtatatgagcgcttgtgtctgtactgatgttcaaaaaaaaagcACGTGTTCCTCCTGTGGAAAATGAtttttgaaatgtcaaaaaaaacaacaatttttttTGTGTTCTTTGACAAATCCAAATGCTACCTGGAAATTTTTAGGCAAAAAGGTTGCATTTTGGcctatgcaagaaaataaaattgaACATTGACTGTTACCCAAATTGTCACACCCAAATTTATTTTTTCACCAACAAGATACTGATTCTTCGTTTCGCACGAAAATTGTCAAGCATGCTTGCAACACCAACACAAACATCTACAAAAATTTATGTTTTTTCTTTAAAAATTGCTATGCACCAGGGAGCAAAAACACCTCCCATGTTCTTTTTTTTCAGGATGAAATACAAACGTGATTACACAAACCTTTACAGTGGTATTTACGAGGGAAAATGACAATCCAAGCAGGGGCGCGGGATCATGGCAGCAGGTTAGAGGATGCCCGGTATAAGAGATGGCAGGTTAGAGGATGCCCGGTATAAGAGATGGCGTCCTCGCCAACAATTGATTAATTTGAAGTAAAAATTACAGGAGACTCAAGATACCTTAACTTAGCCAAAAGTGCTCAAACAAAAATCCATATAACAGAACAAAAAAGATAGCTGTTGATAGGGCGGAATAGGAAATGTGTGTGGGAGTGTGGGTGGGGGGTAACCAAAATAGTTAATACAGTCTGTCATACAAAGCAAAAACTAAGGAGTAGGGAGCGATCGCTACCAcatttgcactgatgacaactagaATAAAACAAAATATCACATATCCGAGCCAGCAAGTTGACATGCTTTGTGCCTCCCTTCGGAAAAGCACACCCACGAAAACTAAAGCATCTGAAATGACAGGAAGATTGAACAGGGGAATATTATCATCTCCattggaagaaaagaaaaaggttTGGGTTTACAAAACTTACTGCAGTGATCAAGCTTCAGTCTTTTGCTCTTCTGCTGCTTGGTGATACTGGTAGTCACCTTCCTCGTATGCCTCACCTTCTTCAGGGCCTTCAGGTTCTGTGTTGGGTTGTGCCTGATAGTATTCATGCTCATGTCCCTTTGAGCTTTCAGTTTCATGCCCATGCCCGCCTTGAACTTGATAGCGATACGACCCGTAACTATTGTGTTGCTCATACTGGTTAGAGCCATAATGCTTCCCATAATCAGCCATGCTCCTGTCATGCTTTGGTTCACCATTGTATTCAGAATCCCTATCCTTCAAGTGAGCGCGATCACGTTCGTAACTTGCACGCTCATGATCTCTTTCGCGATCCCTGCCTCTCTCACGGTGACGATCATGAGAGAGGCCACGATCCTTCTCCCTATCATGATCCCTACCACGGTCCCTATCCCTATCTCTGTCCCGACGATCACGGTCACGGTCACGCCCATGGTCTTTTTCCCGGTCCCTTCCTCGGTCCCTGTCCCGAGTCCTGTCCCGATCTCTATGGTGGTGCCTCTCTTCCCTTGAATCACGCTCACGTATTCTGTCATGAGAACGCTCACGGGGATTTTCATCGCGGTCTCTTTCCCGTACCTTATCACGAGACTTCTCCCGATCTCTGTACCAATAGTGAAGTAAGAAATAAGCATTTACACAAAACACTATGCTAAAGCAGAAGAAAGTTTATTTGCTGAAGCTCACCTATCTACACGGGAATCACCCCTCTTAGGTTCTTCTGATCTGGGACGCCCAACACTCGATGGCTCCCTGGTAATCAGAAACAAGCAGCATAAAACAACTAGATGCTCTAACATAAGAGGACAACATTGATAACGCCCAAAACATAACTTCACTGCACTAACAGAACATGCAACTGCCAAGTTAATATAATAGCAATATCAAATTGCAATGTACCAAAATATATTCAATTCCCTTCTGATCAATACTATAGATAAGAAAACAGAGACAAAAGGACAAGAAAAATAAGAAAGAAACATATGACGAAAAGGCTTTGGTGTCGATTAATTCCCAGTCTCACTTGTCACCTCATTCTAAGAATAAATAGAAGCACTAGCTTCCTCTAAGGCATGTCTTAAATAAGAGAATACCTGGCAGGCGGCTTCTGGTCAGCACTTGCACCACAAATTCTGCTTGATCCAAGTCCACCGCCTAATCTCCTGGGACGCCAATTAGGGACAGTTCTACCACGTTCCACATCAACTATTACCCTCTTATTGTCCACTTTTCTCCCATCAGCTTGCTTGTAAGCATCTGGGACATACCAAATTAACATAGAAAATTTAAGACATGCAGCAGGAGTGTCCAACCAGCATACATCTACTGACCCGAAACTTACTTTTCATATCCCGAGTATGCATATACTCTATGAATGCATATCCTCTAGGTTTATTTGTATCCTTGTCAGTTACGAGCCGTACCTGGAAAGCTCAAAGATAGTAATTAAGGACTACTAAGAAAGAGAGTTGCACCAGACTTCATGATAAAGTGATAGTATTTGTTGTCGCTACAATAGTTTGTTAATTTTGCATGTTCTATGTTGCACGACAGACAGGCATAAAGCCTAAAACAGCCGTGCTAACCTTGCATATGTAGAGCTTCCATTATGAGGAGTGAAATCCAGCACAGATCAACAGTTGGAGGAAAAGCAGTCTGACTGATTGGCGTATGTCGGAAAATACGATGATATCCCCTTACCAGGGAACTGGCTAACTATATATATATACAACTGTAGACTTAAATAGTAAATACTATACCAAGTTGCCCTCTCAGTTGTGTGTATTTTGTTCAGCCGTGGCCAAGAAAAGAAAATAGCAGCAACAGATACAGAATTGGTGCTTAATCTTCGGGGCCAAGAAAAGAAAAATAGCAGAAAACAATTACATAATTGGTGCGATTAATAGCAAGCAAGCGATGTTAGTATTAATGAATCTCAGATTAAACTGGCTTACGGAAGATTCAGTAGAAATGACTAATTAATTTACTAGGAAGCAGAAAATTCTGTCTGAAATCTATGTTACTTTATCTGCTTAGCATTAAGTGTGTCGATTTCATAGGTACCTCTAATGCCCCACATTTTTAAAGATGGATAGCAAGGACAGGTTGTATAAAGACCTACAAACAGTCATGTATATACAATAGTGTGTCTTGTGCACCTAGGATTGTGGTGTACCTGGTGCACCTGAGCCTACAAATGACCTCTAAAAGCATTAAAAAGTTCCAACCTTTTATTAACAACATAGACATCACGTGCACATCATGTGGAGTACAAAATTTCAAATAATTGATCTTAGAACAAGAAAAATAAATCCAACTTTGAATATTACCAGATTCAAATATTGAGTAGAAGTACCCAACTTGGCACTATTCACAGCATGACTTCTTTATATCTCAGGCCATGTGTCAAATTCGGATTTAGAAATTTCATGATATGCCATTATGTCTATCATAAATTTCCTTCAGCTTTTGTATGACTTTTAGATGAATACATGTTAAGTCACACGATTAAAATTTTGCCTACAGAATCTAATTAATATTTTATTTGTTTAGCACACAACATCAGCTACTGAAGGGTGGTCACAAAATGTATGCATCCACATGCAAAACACAACAAATACAGTACCAGCCTTGGcttctatactccctccatttcacaatGCATTGCACATTAGTTTTGTCTTAAACCAAACTTTGTAAAATTTGGCCAAGTTAGtagaaaaaaaatatcaacatctacaatccaAATAATCTCTCCCACTTGAAAAATACAAAAGGTTCCGTCTTACGTTACTTCTTCCGTGCTGTTTTCGGTTTTCCTGATTTTTTCTCTCGACCGGTTTTGCTTAAGAACTGCCTTAACTGCACCACCTCTTATCGACTTAACAAATAAAAGCATGTTTTGTTTGGTACGCAAAATAGTACTGATTGAATTGGCAGCTAAAATCCATTTTTGGTATGTAATTACATTAACAATAAAATGGCAGATAAATGACGGTGATTGCATACAAAATATTGTCCACCCCACCCCCCcaaatgcaacgcacgggcaattatcTAGTCTAgtaaatatgaaaatatatttcatgaTGGATCTAATGACATTTATATTGTGTTGTGATTGTCGGTACTTTTTGCTACCAAAATTGGGTCAGACTTTGTACAAAACTAATACGCAAAGTAGTttgaaatagagggagtactatttttgcaaaaaatgaaataaaagaaGAGGCGCTTCATTATTTTCCACCAGGAAAAAAATAAAGAACACCTCAAAGGCTCCAAGTAATTTTCCGAGAACAACGACGAGAGCAAACAGAAGTAAGTTCATAGGCAATCCTTGGGAGGTGTGGGAAGCTTCTAGCTCTGTGTGGTAGCTAAAATAGGCCAAAAGTATAACGCCGTGTGTCCAAAAGTCACCTTGGCACACAAAAACTACAATGAAGATATATGGTGACAGCGGACCCACTGTTTCCTTGAGATTTCACCCCATGACGGCTTGCTGATCACAATAACTGAACAACACACACTTCAAAGAGGAATAACTCCACCTGTACTGGGATTTACCACATGCACCTACCCTTTTAATAGGCCCATAGGCTTCAAACTCCCGCTTAACCCTGCTCTCAGATGTCTCATAATTCTGCGGAGGTTGAAGAAGTCAGTGAGCACTAAGTTACAGACAGAATATAATGCCCAGCAGTTTTAAAAGGAATGACCAAGCAAATACTTACAAGTCTTGCAACGAAGAGTGTTTTGTATGGATCTGAAGTGGTATTGGGGTCACTTTGTGGGTCATCTATGTTTGAGAAAAATGAGAAATGATGTTACAACATGAATCATCTGAAACAAGGAGTAACATTGCTCAAAAGGAACTCACAGTTCTGAAGCTCTTTGGCGACCTTATCTGCCCCTTGCTCAAGCTTAAGTTTCCTGATTCTATCCTTCTTTTCGGCCTATATGcacacaaaaaaacaaatttggGAACGAATGGCAAACTGcatgaaaatagacagaaaatacactTGACGCACTTTTAACAAGATCAACAAGATATTCAATTGAGGTAGTGCTACACCGCTTTCTCAACACTGGAAACAGTTCAACCAAACTCTTGCTCAGATGCAACATGTCTTAGTAATACCAGGCATAGTTATAAGAACCAGAAACTACTTTTTTGAGTTGTTCCACTGGAACATGTTGAAAGTGTGCAAACTTTTCGAGCGCATAAAGTTATAAATTTCACATATGTAATAATACAGCACCCTCATTATTCATTGTCAGCAACAACTGCAATGGTCCACTGTCATGTGGGGCACGTCTTACAGACGTGGGCCGCGCGGCCAGGAGCAGCCGACGGCCGCATCAGGCAAGGCGCAGGCTGGACAGGAGTCCTGATCCGGGCACATTAGTTCCTAGACTAGTTTATTTcgtataggtttctagtttgttattagcccatggggcctttatatatcagatagttagcaccctttagggataagcaataaagttatttccttctatcttcccctcccgcatcatagagcagccaggcaaaaaccctagcgctcctatccaccgcgactacgaactacgtagtcgaggtcctgctgtcttgggcaccgaggcccttgacaacttggtatcaggttccaggcgatcctcctcctcgtccacgcTCCATCCGCCGGCCGCTTTCCCCCCTGTGTCCGCGCCCAGCTCCCCGACATCGCCACAATCCGCTGCCGCCTCGGTCACTTCCGGCATGGCAGAACCGACCACCGCAGATCTGGCTAAGATGATCGAGGCCTTGACGGCCACGGTGATGTCCCTGCAGTCGTCCGTCACCGCACTCCAGAAGGACAAGTCCTCCTCTTCGTCCAGCGCTGCCGCCGCCCATGATGGGCAGCACCACAATGATCGGCCGCCCAGGTTCCAGAAGATGGACTTCCCCAAGTTCGACGGCAAGTCTGATCCGCTCGCCTTCATCAACAGATGCGAGTCCTTCTTCCATCAACAACGGATCGCCGAGGAGGAGAAGGTGTG
The sequence above is a segment of the Triticum dicoccoides isolate Atlit2015 ecotype Zavitan chromosome 1A, WEW_v2.0, whole genome shotgun sequence genome. Coding sequences within it:
- the LOC119368829 gene encoding U1 small nuclear ribonucleoprotein 70 kDa-like produces the protein MGDYGSAMTRGNPDGGSQGRPKGVPRANVQQLKLMGQGHPTGLTPNLLKLFEARPMLEHKPPVQKRKLPAYTGMAQFVSRFAEPGDPEYAPPVPTCETKAEKKDRIRKLKLEQGADKVAKELQNYDPQSDPNTTSDPYKTLFVARLNYETSESRVKREFEAYGPIKRVRLVTDKDTNKPRGYAFIEYMHTRDMKNAYKQADGRKVDNKRVIVDVERGRTVPNWRPRRLGGGLGSSRICGASADQKPPAREPSSVGRPRSEEPKRGDSRVDRDREKSRDKVRERDRDENPRERSHDRIRERDSREERHHHRDRDRTRDRDRGRDREKDHGRDRDRDRRDRDRDRDRGRDHDREKDRGLSHDRHRERGRDRERDHERASYERDRAHLKDRDSEYNGEPKHDRSMADYGKHYGSNQYEQHNSYGSYRYQVQGGHGHETESSKGHEHEYYQAQPNTEPEGPEEGEAYEEGDYQYHQAAEEQKTEA